A section of the bacterium SCSIO 12696 genome encodes:
- the ccoG gene encoding cytochrome c oxidase accessory protein CcoG: MVDLHKPTHVEQAQDEEVVKIVSLYQSADKIYTRRVKGFFSSVQRWSWLPLLGAYFLLPWIQYDGRQIVWFDLAERKFYVFSLVFWPQDFMLLAWLLIIAAFSLFAVTVAVGRVWCGFTCPQTVWTLMFMWAENLCEGDRLKRIKLDRAPWNANKIMRKSAKQGIWIGIALLTGLTFVGYFNPIRELSVDMLTFSAEFQPVFWVLFFTAATYTNAGFMREQVCKYMCPYSRFQSSMYDENTLLVSYDQKRGEGRGPRKKGADYRSQGLGDCVDCTLCVQVCPVGIDIRDGLQYECINCGYCVDACNAIMDKMEYPRGLIRFTTETALTNKKVRIWRPKLLGYILGVLIMSSAFVYTMATRIPVEVNVQRDRNALFRFTSEGLLENAYTLKINNMDTLDRSYRITVEGGLPYEIKGDQEVLVEEGEVRHVLVKLRLDPTLLQTPNADLAFTVEALDDPNIRDSQESRFIGPR; encoded by the coding sequence ATGGTCGATTTACATAAGCCCACCCATGTTGAACAGGCTCAGGATGAAGAGGTTGTCAAAATTGTCAGCCTTTACCAAAGCGCCGATAAAATTTACACCCGCCGGGTAAAGGGCTTTTTCTCCAGTGTGCAGCGGTGGAGCTGGTTACCGCTTTTAGGGGCCTATTTTCTGCTGCCCTGGATTCAATACGATGGTCGCCAGATTGTCTGGTTTGATCTGGCAGAGCGCAAATTCTACGTATTTAGTCTGGTTTTCTGGCCACAGGATTTTATGCTGTTGGCGTGGCTACTGATTATTGCAGCGTTTTCATTATTTGCCGTCACTGTAGCGGTGGGCCGTGTGTGGTGCGGCTTTACCTGCCCACAAACGGTGTGGACGCTGATGTTTATGTGGGCGGAAAACCTTTGCGAAGGGGACCGTCTGAAGCGCATCAAACTGGATCGTGCTCCCTGGAACGCCAATAAAATCATGCGCAAGTCAGCAAAGCAGGGCATCTGGATTGGAATTGCCTTGCTCACTGGGCTGACGTTTGTGGGGTATTTCAACCCCATTCGTGAACTCAGCGTGGATATGCTTACCTTTAGCGCTGAGTTTCAGCCGGTATTCTGGGTACTGTTTTTTACTGCAGCTACTTACACCAACGCGGGTTTTATGCGTGAGCAGGTGTGTAAGTACATGTGCCCGTACTCGCGTTTTCAAAGCTCTATGTACGATGAAAACACGTTGCTGGTCTCTTACGACCAGAAGCGTGGCGAGGGCCGAGGCCCTCGCAAAAAGGGCGCGGATTACCGCTCTCAAGGGTTGGGTGACTGTGTAGACTGCACGCTCTGTGTGCAAGTGTGCCCGGTGGGTATCGATATCCGCGATGGCTTGCAATACGAGTGCATCAACTGCGGTTATTGCGTAGATGCCTGTAATGCGATTATGGACAAAATGGAATACCCGCGGGGGCTAATTCGCTTTACCACAGAGACCGCATTGACCAACAAGAAAGTACGCATTTGGCGGCCAAAATTGCTTGGTTACATACTGGGTGTGTTGATTATGTCCTCTGCCTTTGTGTACACCATGGCCACTCGAATACCGGTGGAAGTGAATGTGCAGCGGGATCGTAATGCACTGTTCCGTTTTACCAGTGAGGGCTTGTTAGAAAATGCCTACACCCTGAAAATTAACAATATGGATACTCTGGATCGCAGCTACCGGATTACGGTAGAAGGCGGCTTGCCCTATGAGATCAAGGGTGACCAGGAGGTGCTGGTAGAGGAAGGGGAGGTTCGTCATGTCCTGGTGAAACTTCGTCTCGACCCGACACTTCTGCAAACCCCTAATGCCGACCTTGCTTTTACTGTCGAAGCGCTGGATGATCCCAACATTCGCGATAGCCAAGAGAGTCGTTTTATCGGCCCTCGATAG
- the rnt gene encoding ribonuclease T, giving the protein MAERFRGFLPVVVDVETGGFNKDTDALLEIAAVTLTVDEDGWLLPDETVSCAVEPFPGANLEPAALEITGIDPDDPERNALDECEGLNLVFQKVRKAVKSHSCKRAVMVAHNAHFDLGFVNAAVERCDIKRNPFHPFSCFDTATLGGLAYGQTVLAKACEAANIEFSTREAHAASYDAERTADLFCTIVNRWRELGGWLV; this is encoded by the coding sequence CTGGCAGAGCGCTTTCGCGGTTTTTTACCGGTTGTGGTCGATGTGGAAACCGGCGGTTTTAATAAAGATACCGACGCCCTGCTGGAAATTGCCGCTGTCACCCTGACCGTCGACGAAGATGGCTGGCTGTTGCCGGACGAAACCGTCAGCTGCGCCGTTGAACCCTTTCCGGGGGCCAATCTGGAGCCAGCGGCTTTGGAAATTACAGGCATTGACCCCGACGACCCAGAGCGCAACGCATTGGATGAGTGTGAGGGGCTAAACCTGGTGTTCCAGAAAGTGCGCAAAGCGGTGAAATCCCACAGCTGCAAACGAGCCGTCATGGTTGCCCACAACGCGCATTTCGACCTGGGTTTTGTTAACGCCGCAGTGGAGCGTTGCGACATCAAGCGCAACCCGTTTCACCCGTTTAGTTGCTTTGATACAGCGACTCTGGGCGGGCTCGCCTATGGTCAGACAGTACTGGCCAAAGCCTGCGAAGCGGCCAATATCGAGTTCAGTACCCGCGAAGCACACGCGGCCAGCTATGACGCAGAACGCACCGCAGACTTGTTTTGCACCATCGTCAACCGCTGGCGGGAATTGGGGGGATGGCTGGTCTAA
- a CDS encoding NADP-dependent malic enzyme yields the protein MSDTNNDSLKESALHYHTHPVAGKMEIQPTKSLANKRDLSLAYSPGVAYACEEIVADPNYAAKVTSRGNLVAVVSNGTAVLGLGNIGPLASKPVMEGKAVLFKKFANIDVFDIEVDETDVDKLVDTIAALEPTFGGINLEDIKAPECFLVERQLRERMNIPVFHDDQHGTAIVAAAAVYNGLRIVDKKIEDIKLVVSGSGAASIACVELLISMGLSKDNLLLVDRGGVVYEGRPENMNPWKEKLAANTDARTLADAMVDCDVFMGLSGPGVLKPDMVKTMARDPLILAMANPTPEILPEEAKAVRPDAILATGRSDYPNQVNNVLCFPFIFRGALDCGASTINEEMKMACVRAIADLAMKEATDVVAEAYAGEELKFGPDYLIPKPFDPRLVEELPVAVVQAAIDSGVATRPIEDLDAYKKSLHEFVNRAGLFMEPVIQAAKRGPLRSLVYAEGENDDVLLAVQAVVDENVARPIILGRPDVIEEKIQRLSLRLKPGKDIDVFNPKDADQHERYWQHYHIMTGRQGVSVEAAKSLMTTNATALAAVMVSLGEAHGMICGKVGRFLSHLRDIHQVLGTKEEGQHISSVQALLMPSGPIFMTDSFLTVDPTAEEIVTKTKAAIEFVRQFGIKPKVALLSHSNFGTSNAPSAKKMRKAAAILREQYPDIELDGEMHALSAFNSQNRDIAYSEANLSGSANLLVMPNLDAANIALGLVRSFTDALLIGPFLTGLKKPAHIVIPSVTSRGIFNMSALTAVDMEHYCQNSSSED from the coding sequence ATGTCCGACACGAATAACGATTCCCTCAAAGAAAGTGCCCTGCATTACCACACTCACCCGGTAGCGGGAAAGATGGAAATCCAGCCCACCAAATCCCTGGCCAACAAACGGGACTTGTCTCTGGCCTACTCTCCCGGTGTGGCTTACGCCTGTGAGGAAATCGTTGCCGACCCCAACTATGCCGCTAAAGTCACCTCCCGTGGCAACCTGGTAGCGGTGGTCAGTAACGGTACTGCAGTACTCGGCCTCGGCAACATCGGCCCGCTGGCGTCCAAGCCAGTGATGGAAGGTAAAGCGGTATTGTTCAAAAAATTCGCCAACATCGATGTATTCGACATTGAAGTGGACGAAACCGACGTGGACAAACTGGTCGACACCATCGCCGCACTTGAGCCTACCTTTGGTGGCATTAACCTGGAAGACATCAAAGCACCGGAGTGCTTTTTGGTAGAGCGCCAGCTGCGCGAGCGGATGAACATTCCCGTGTTCCACGACGACCAGCACGGCACCGCTATCGTTGCTGCCGCTGCGGTGTACAACGGCCTGCGCATCGTCGACAAGAAAATCGAAGACATCAAGCTGGTGGTATCCGGTTCCGGCGCCGCCAGTATCGCCTGTGTAGAGCTGCTGATCAGCATGGGCCTGAGCAAAGACAACCTGCTGCTGGTAGACCGCGGCGGCGTAGTCTACGAAGGTCGCCCAGAGAATATGAACCCCTGGAAGGAAAAACTGGCGGCCAATACCGACGCCCGCACCCTGGCAGACGCCATGGTCGATTGTGACGTCTTTATGGGCCTGTCTGGCCCCGGCGTTCTCAAGCCAGACATGGTCAAAACCATGGCTCGCGATCCGCTGATTCTGGCGATGGCCAACCCCACACCGGAAATTCTGCCGGAAGAAGCCAAGGCAGTACGTCCAGATGCCATTCTCGCCACCGGCCGCTCCGACTACCCCAACCAGGTAAACAACGTACTCTGCTTCCCCTTTATCTTCCGTGGCGCTCTGGACTGTGGTGCCAGCACCATTAACGAAGAAATGAAAATGGCCTGTGTGCGAGCTATCGCCGACTTGGCCATGAAAGAAGCCACCGACGTAGTAGCAGAAGCCTACGCGGGTGAAGAGCTGAAATTTGGCCCCGACTATCTGATTCCCAAGCCCTTCGACCCCCGTTTGGTGGAAGAGCTGCCGGTAGCCGTGGTTCAAGCCGCCATAGACAGTGGCGTCGCCACTCGCCCTATTGAAGATTTGGACGCCTATAAAAAGTCCCTGCACGAGTTTGTTAACCGCGCAGGCTTGTTTATGGAGCCAGTTATCCAGGCCGCCAAACGCGGACCATTGCGCAGCCTGGTGTACGCGGAAGGCGAAAACGACGACGTACTACTGGCCGTACAAGCGGTTGTGGATGAAAACGTCGCCCGCCCAATCATTCTGGGCCGCCCGGATGTTATCGAGGAAAAAATTCAACGTTTGAGCCTGCGTCTGAAGCCAGGCAAAGATATTGATGTATTCAACCCCAAAGACGCCGACCAGCACGAGCGCTACTGGCAGCATTACCACATCATGACCGGCCGCCAAGGCGTTTCTGTAGAAGCCGCCAAGTCACTGATGACCACCAATGCCACTGCCTTGGCAGCGGTAATGGTTTCATTGGGTGAAGCTCACGGCATGATCTGCGGCAAGGTTGGCCGCTTCCTCAGCCACCTGCGCGATATTCACCAGGTATTGGGCACCAAAGAAGAAGGCCAGCATATTTCCTCGGTGCAGGCGCTGTTGATGCCGTCTGGCCCGATCTTTATGACCGATTCCTTCCTGACTGTGGACCCCACAGCGGAGGAAATTGTCACCAAGACCAAAGCTGCCATCGAATTTGTTCGTCAGTTTGGCATCAAGCCAAAAGTAGCCCTGCTGTCTCACTCCAACTTTGGCACCTCAAATGCGCCTTCTGCCAAGAAAATGCGCAAGGCGGCCGCGATTTTGCGGGAGCAATACCCGGATATTGAGTTGGACGGCGAAATGCACGCTCTCAGTGCTTTCAACAGCCAAAACCGCGATATCGCCTACTCTGAAGCCAACCTCAGCGGCAGCGCCAACCTGCTGGTAATGCCCAACCTGGACGCCGCCAATATCGCCCTGGGGCTGGTACGCTCCTTTACCGACGCCCTGTTGATCGGCCCCTTCCTCACCGGCCTGAA
- a CDS encoding FixH family protein: MQKVIDTKPWYRQFWPWLIISLPATVVVAGISMIQLANRTADDMVVDNYYKDGKAINQRLEQDVQAAELNMLAEMSFNFDSGMVNVSLSGDELPESLQLKLLHPMEADNDRNIALQRLSANSYRGELDQRLKHRYLLRLLPPQADEQTLPKWRLNGEIDFDRSQGTVLVANQP, from the coding sequence GTGCAAAAAGTTATCGATACAAAACCCTGGTACCGCCAATTTTGGCCTTGGTTAATCATCAGTTTGCCCGCTACGGTGGTGGTGGCTGGCATCTCGATGATTCAACTCGCCAACCGCACTGCAGACGATATGGTGGTGGACAACTACTACAAGGATGGCAAGGCCATCAATCAGCGCCTTGAACAGGATGTGCAGGCTGCTGAATTGAATATGTTGGCGGAGATGAGTTTTAACTTCGACAGCGGCATGGTGAATGTCAGCCTCAGTGGCGATGAATTACCGGAGAGTTTGCAGCTGAAACTGTTGCACCCCATGGAAGCCGATAATGACCGCAATATTGCTCTGCAGCGTTTGTCCGCAAACAGCTATCGCGGAGAGCTGGATCAGCGTTTAAAACACCGCTATTTATTACGCCTGTTGCCGCCACAGGCTGATGAGCAAACCTTGCCCAAGTGGCGTTTGAATGGCGAGATCGATTTTGATCGCAGCCAGGGAACCGTACTAGTCGCCAATCAGCCGTGA
- a CDS encoding cbb3-type cytochrome c oxidase subunit 3 encodes MDQGTLQGIGTILAMLAFGGIVWWAFSKHKKQDFDEAAQLPFDEGELDANQQSDEKRQKPQ; translated from the coding sequence ATGGATCAGGGAACCCTGCAGGGGATAGGCACCATTTTGGCAATGCTCGCTTTTGGCGGAATTGTCTGGTGGGCCTTTAGCAAACACAAAAAGCAAGATTTTGATGAAGCAGCGCAGTTGCCTTTTGACGAAGGTGAACTGGACGCTAATCAGCAAAGCGACGAGAAGAGGCAAAAACCACAATGA
- the ccoP gene encoding cytochrome-c oxidase, cbb3-type subunit III, producing MSAFWSIWISIITLIVLGGCTWLLLANRNVELRDDQTHTGEAPTTGHVYDGIEEYDNPLPAWWFWSFLGSVIFSVAYLIWFPGMGSWEGAAKFFSSDGKPWTKENQWQREMDKAEEKYGPIYEQFKDTPIVDMAKDPVALKMGQRLFADNCAICHGIDANGSHGFPNLADKDWLFGGAPETIEATIAHGRQGAMPAWGEVIGEDGVVNVSEYVLSLSGEEHNAEQAQAGAEVYNATCSTCHGPDGTGMQALGAPNLTDNVWLYRDHRYPLRLSIRHSIRSGRSGLMPAQQDLLRPEKIRLLASYVFSLTADE from the coding sequence ATGAGCGCCTTCTGGAGTATCTGGATATCTATTATCACACTCATCGTTCTCGGTGGCTGTACCTGGTTGTTGTTGGCAAATCGCAATGTCGAGTTGCGAGACGACCAGACTCACACCGGTGAAGCGCCAACCACTGGCCATGTCTACGATGGTATTGAAGAATATGACAACCCGCTGCCTGCCTGGTGGTTCTGGAGTTTTCTGGGGTCGGTCATTTTCAGTGTGGCCTACCTGATCTGGTTCCCGGGGATGGGCAGTTGGGAAGGTGCCGCCAAGTTCTTTTCCAGTGACGGCAAGCCCTGGACCAAAGAAAATCAGTGGCAGCGCGAAATGGATAAGGCTGAGGAAAAATACGGCCCTATTTACGAGCAGTTTAAAGATACCCCAATTGTGGATATGGCCAAGGATCCGGTTGCCTTGAAAATGGGTCAACGTCTGTTTGCTGATAACTGTGCGATCTGCCACGGCATCGATGCCAACGGCAGCCATGGTTTCCCCAATTTGGCCGATAAAGACTGGCTGTTTGGTGGCGCTCCTGAAACCATCGAAGCCACCATTGCCCATGGCCGCCAAGGAGCGATGCCTGCTTGGGGTGAAGTGATTGGTGAAGACGGTGTGGTGAATGTGTCTGAGTATGTTCTCAGCCTAAGTGGCGAAGAGCACAACGCCGAGCAAGCCCAGGCGGGTGCAGAGGTCTACAACGCCACCTGCTCGACCTGCCACGGTCCTGACGGTACCGGCATGCAAGCGTTGGGTGCGCCGAACCTGACAGACAATGTTTGGTTGTATCGCGACCACCGCTACCCGCTGCGTTTGAGCATACGCCATTCTATACGCAGTGGCCGCAGTGGCTTGATGCCTGCTCAACAAGATCTGCTGAGACCAGAAAAAATCCGCCTGCTGGCGTCTTATGTATTCAGTCTGACGGCGGACGAATAA
- the ccoO gene encoding cytochrome-c oxidase, cbb3-type subunit II, whose translation MKHEVVEKNIGLMVVLILVAVSFGGLAQILPLFFIDETTQPVDGLKPLPALVLEGRDIYIREGCNVCHTQMIRPFRAETERYGHYSVAGEHVYEHPFLWGSKRTGPDLARVGGRYSDEWHRAHLYNPRDVVPESNMPEFPWLFTNVLDGKLTGKKMEALRSVGVPYTDEDIAGAGEAVKGQREIDAVVAYLQQLGTLLKQKR comes from the coding sequence GTGAAACACGAAGTCGTAGAAAAAAACATCGGTTTGATGGTGGTTCTGATTCTTGTGGCAGTGAGCTTTGGCGGTTTGGCTCAGATTCTGCCCCTGTTCTTTATCGATGAGACCACTCAGCCTGTGGATGGACTCAAGCCCCTGCCAGCTCTGGTGCTGGAAGGTCGTGATATTTACATTCGCGAAGGTTGCAACGTTTGTCACACCCAAATGATCCGTCCCTTCCGCGCTGAAACTGAGCGCTATGGACACTACTCAGTAGCGGGTGAGCATGTGTACGAACACCCGTTCCTGTGGGGCTCAAAGCGCACCGGCCCAGATTTGGCCCGTGTGGGTGGGCGCTACAGTGATGAATGGCACCGTGCGCATTTGTACAACCCCCGCGACGTTGTGCCCGAATCCAATATGCCGGAATTCCCTTGGCTGTTTACCAACGTATTGGATGGCAAGCTAACTGGCAAGAAAATGGAAGCTCTGCGTTCGGTTGGCGTTCCCTACACCGATGAAGACATTGCCGGTGCCGGGGAGGCTGTGAAAGGCCAGCGTGAAATTGACGCGGTTGTGGCTTATTTGCAACAGCTGGGCACTCTGCTCAAGCAGAAGCGTTAA
- the pyrC gene encoding dihydroorotase, translating into MQTLTITRPDDWHVHLRDSDALTTTVPDAARCFNRAIVMPNLVPPVTKVEQAAAYRERILEQRPANSPWEPLMVLYLTDNTSAADIEAAANSGFVKAVKYYPAGATTNSDSGVTDLNKVHIALEAMEKTGIPLLLHGEVTDSDIDIFDREAVFIDRHLGPLRQKFQGLKMVLEHITTRQGAQFVADADTNMAATITPQHLLYNRNHMLVGGIRPHFYCLPILKRDIHQQALIEAATSGNPRFFLGTDSAPHAKNRKENACGCAGCYSNHAAIELYAEAFEQAGALDKLEGFASFHGPDFYGLARNSETITLARNPWQIPDAVALGKDTMAPLAAGQTLNWKLQ; encoded by the coding sequence ATGCAGACCCTCACTATTACCCGCCCCGACGATTGGCACGTACACCTGCGCGATAGCGACGCACTGACAACCACTGTGCCCGACGCAGCCCGCTGTTTTAACCGTGCGATTGTTATGCCCAACCTGGTGCCACCAGTGACCAAGGTAGAACAGGCCGCCGCTTACCGGGAACGCATACTGGAACAACGCCCGGCAAACAGCCCATGGGAACCGTTGATGGTGCTTTACCTTACCGACAACACCAGTGCTGCCGACATCGAAGCCGCCGCCAATAGCGGATTCGTGAAAGCCGTAAAGTACTACCCTGCCGGGGCAACCACCAACTCAGACTCTGGAGTGACTGACCTCAACAAGGTACACATCGCTTTGGAGGCGATGGAAAAAACCGGCATTCCATTATTGCTGCACGGTGAAGTGACTGATAGCGACATCGATATTTTTGATCGCGAAGCGGTATTCATCGACCGCCACCTGGGCCCATTGCGCCAGAAGTTTCAAGGGTTGAAAATGGTGTTGGAGCACATCACCACCCGCCAGGGAGCTCAGTTCGTTGCCGATGCTGACACCAATATGGCCGCCACCATTACGCCGCAGCATCTGCTCTACAATCGCAACCACATGCTGGTGGGAGGCATTCGTCCGCATTTTTACTGCCTGCCTATCTTGAAACGAGATATCCACCAACAAGCCTTGATTGAAGCTGCCACCAGTGGCAATCCGCGCTTCTTTCTCGGCACCGACTCCGCACCACACGCCAAAAATCGCAAAGAAAATGCCTGCGGCTGTGCCGGGTGCTACAGCAACCACGCCGCTATTGAGCTCTACGCCGAAGCGTTTGAGCAGGCAGGCGCGCTGGATAAACTGGAAGGCTTTGCCAGTTTTCATGGGCCCGACTTTTACGGCCTGGCACGCAATTCAGAAACCATTACTCTGGCCCGCAACCCATGGCAGATTCCCGATGCAGTGGCACTGGGCAAAGACACCATGGCGCCACTTGCCGCCGGGCAAACCCTCAACTGGAAACTGCAATAA
- the ccoN gene encoding cytochrome-c oxidase, cbb3-type subunit I produces MSNVATAGEQPVHDSETSGQYYTGVVKAFAIMTVVWGVVGMAVGVLLAAQLVWPDLNNLLQPYTHFGRLRPLHTNAVIFAFGGCALFATSYHVVQRTCRTRLISNGAAWFTFWGWQLVILAAAITLPMGFTSAKEYAELEWPIDIAITIVWLVYAYVFFGTIMKRTIKHIYVANWFYGGFIIAVAMLHVVNSAEVPVSMWKSYSAYAGAVDAMIQWWYGHNAVGFFLTAGFLGMMYYFVPKQAERPVYSYRLSIVHFWALISLYIWAGPHHLHYTALPDWTQTLGMIMSLVLWAPSWGGMINGIMTLSGAWTKLRTDPTLRFLVVSLSFYAMSTFEGPMMAIKSVNAMSHYTDWTIGHVHSGALGWVAMISIGAVYHLIPVLSNRKEMFSVQLIHVHFWLATIGTVLYIASMWVNGLMQGLMWRAFNDDGTLTYRFVDSVEASYPGYFVRLLGGAMFLTGMLVMAYNLYRTVSDKPSDESEQAVTTQSQAA; encoded by the coding sequence ATGAGCAATGTTGCGACTGCCGGCGAGCAACCGGTGCACGACAGCGAAACCAGCGGCCAGTATTACACCGGTGTGGTGAAGGCCTTCGCCATCATGACAGTGGTGTGGGGCGTGGTTGGTATGGCCGTAGGGGTGCTGCTGGCAGCACAGCTGGTATGGCCGGACCTCAATAACCTGCTGCAGCCTTACACGCACTTCGGCCGCCTGCGCCCACTGCACACGAACGCAGTTATCTTTGCATTTGGTGGCTGTGCTTTGTTCGCTACCTCTTATCACGTTGTGCAGAGAACCTGTCGCACACGTTTGATTTCAAACGGTGCTGCTTGGTTCACTTTCTGGGGGTGGCAATTGGTTATCCTCGCGGCAGCGATTACCCTGCCAATGGGTTTCACCAGTGCCAAAGAATACGCCGAGCTGGAATGGCCCATTGATATTGCCATTACCATTGTTTGGCTGGTCTACGCCTATGTGTTCTTCGGTACCATCATGAAGCGCACCATCAAGCATATCTATGTAGCCAACTGGTTTTACGGTGGTTTTATTATTGCGGTGGCCATGTTGCACGTGGTGAACAGCGCAGAAGTACCAGTGAGCATGTGGAAATCCTATTCTGCGTACGCTGGTGCTGTAGATGCCATGATTCAATGGTGGTACGGCCATAACGCGGTGGGCTTTTTCCTGACCGCTGGCTTCCTGGGCATGATGTACTACTTTGTACCCAAACAGGCTGAGCGTCCGGTTTACTCGTATCGCTTGTCTATTGTTCACTTTTGGGCGTTGATTTCCCTGTACATCTGGGCTGGCCCTCACCACTTGCACTACACCGCATTGCCTGACTGGACTCAGACTTTGGGTATGATCATGTCTCTGGTGCTGTGGGCGCCATCCTGGGGCGGCATGATTAACGGTATCATGACTCTGTCTGGTGCCTGGACCAAGCTGCGCACCGACCCAACTCTGCGCTTCCTGGTTGTGTCTCTGTCGTTCTACGCCATGTCCACGTTTGAAGGCCCGATGATGGCTATCAAGTCGGTGAATGCCATGTCTCACTACACCGACTGGACCATCGGCCACGTTCACTCTGGCGCACTGGGCTGGGTGGCAATGATTTCCATCGGTGCTGTTTACCACCTGATTCCGGTGCTGAGCAATCGCAAAGAAATGTTCAGCGTGCAGCTGATTCACGTGCACTTCTGGTTGGCGACTATCGGCACCGTGTTGTACATCGCCTCCATGTGGGTAAATGGTCTGATGCAGGGCTTGATGTGGCGTGCTTTCAACGATGATGGCACTCTGACCTACCGCTTTGTTGACTCTGTTGAAGCCAGCTACCCAGGTTATTTTGTACGCCTGCTGGGCGGTGCCATGTTCCTGACCGGCATGCTGGTGATGGCCTACAACCTGTACCGTACGGTGTCTGACAAGCCATCCGATGAATCGGAACAAGCCGTTACCACGCAGAGCCAGGCGGCATAA